ACCACCCACAACCTGCTGGCCTCGCTGGAGCAGCTGGGTTATGTGCGGCAGTCCGACCGCGGCGCGCCCTACCGGCTCACCGGCCGGCTGGCCGGGCTGGTGCGACCACAGGTCGAGGCCGAGCAGGCACTGCGGGCCCGGGTGCGGCCCCTGCTCGAACTGCTCACCCGGCAGACCGGCGAGACCAGCTACCTGGCCTTCGCGGCCGGGCCGGAGTACCTGTGCGCCGACGCCGTGCAGTCGCGCGAGCCGCTGCACCTGACCGTCTCGGCCGGTGAGCGCGCGCCGCTGCTGGGCACCGCCGTCGGTCATGCGCTGCTGGCGGCCGACGGCGAGCTGGCCGGGCGCATCGAGCAGGCCGACCCGGACGGCTGGGCCCAGCACGCCGAGGCCGTGTCACGCTGCGGCCAGCGCGGTTTCGCCGTCAACCACGAATTCTACCCGGGCGTCTCAGGGGTCGCGGTGGCCCTCGGCGGGGGCGCCGCGGTCGGCATCGCCGGGCCCACCAGCCGTCTGCCGAAAGCCCGGCTGAGCGAGATCGGGCGACAGGCCCGAGGGGTCCTCCTGCCCGGGTGACGAGGGCCGGAAGTCGGTACCGACGTCTCGCATTTCAGAATTAATCTGTATGCAACGAGGGATACGTTCCACATTATTGAACTGTCGAACGGTGCCCCGAATCGGGTGCCGTTTCCGGCGAGAAAGACGAGGAACCCGATGACGTCGGTATCTGTGCTGGCCAGCCCGTCCCGCTACGTGCAGGGCAAGAACGCGATCGCCGAGCTCGGAAGCCACCTGAAGGGCCTCGGCACCACGCCGCTGCTGGTGGCCGACGACATCGTCTGGGGCCTGGTCGAATCCACCCTCACCGAGGGCTTCACCACGGCCGGCCTGGCCGTCACCCGCGTCGGTTTCGGCCGTTTCGCCACGCCTGCCTCGGTCGACGGACTGGTCGACACGATCCGCTCCGGCGGCCACGACGTGATCGTGGGGCTGGGCGGCGGCTCGGCGATCGACGCCGCCAAGGCCGCCGGTCACCTGGCCGGTGTGCGCTGGGCCAGCGTGCCCACCGCCGCCTCGTCGGACGCCCCCACCTCCGCCCTGTCGGTGATCTACACCGAGGATGGCGAGTTCATCGAGTACCGCTTCTTCCCGCGCAACCCCGACCTGGTGCTGATCGACACCCAGCTGGTCGCCGGGGCCCCGGCCCGGTTCCTGATCGGCGGCATCGGCGACGCGCTGGCCACCTGGATCGAGGCCCGCGCCACCCGCCGCGGCACCGGCACCGCGATGGCCGGCGGCCGTCCCACCCTGGCCGGCACCGCGCTGGCCGAGCTGTCGTGGGACATCCTGTGGGAGAACGCCCTTCCGGCCCTGGACGCGGTGCGCGCGAAGGTGGTCACGCCCGCACTGGAGGCGGTCGTGGAGGCCAACACCCTGCTGTCCGGCCTGGGCTTCGAGTCCGGCGGCCTGGCCGCCGCGCACGCCATCCACAACGGCCTCACGGCCGCCCCGCAGACACACGGCCTGACCCACGGCGAGAAGGTGAACATCGGCTCGGTCACCCAGCTGGTGCTGGAGGGCGCCCCGACCGACGAGATCGAGGCGTTCATCGTGTTCACCACCAAGGTGGGCCTGCCCAACACACTCACCGAGATCGGCCTGACCACGGGCGATCTCACGGAGCTTCGGGCCGTGGCCGAGGCCGCTACCGTGGAGGGCGAGACGATCCACAACCTGCCGTTCCCGGTGACCGCCGACCAGGTGGTGGACGCCCTGGTGGCGATCGAGGGACTGTCGCGGCGGGTGCGGGCCGAGCACGGCCTGCCGGAGCCGGTGAAGTACGTCGCCGGGCACTGAGTTCTCGGGCGTCCCGCGCCGGGTTCCCGGGCGGGACGCCCTTTCTCACTCCGCCCGTGAGGGCAGGTGCCGGGCCCAGCCGCTGGCCGTGACCACGGTGCAGAGCAGGCAGACCGCCGCCACCACCGCGAGCATCAGCGGGTAACCGAACCAGGTGCTCAGCCAGGCCAGGGCGGCGGGCAGCAGGAACCC
The sequence above is drawn from the Kineosporia corallincola genome and encodes:
- a CDS encoding IclR family transcriptional regulator translates to MIQSVQRVLGLLEHIAAHPDGVRLSELADRQGLNRSTTHNLLASLEQLGYVRQSDRGAPYRLTGRLAGLVRPQVEAEQALRARVRPLLELLTRQTGETSYLAFAAGPEYLCADAVQSREPLHLTVSAGERAPLLGTAVGHALLAADGELAGRIEQADPDGWAQHAEAVSRCGQRGFAVNHEFYPGVSGVAVALGGGAAVGIAGPTSRLPKARLSEIGRQARGVLLPG
- a CDS encoding glycerol dehydrogenase: MTSVSVLASPSRYVQGKNAIAELGSHLKGLGTTPLLVADDIVWGLVESTLTEGFTTAGLAVTRVGFGRFATPASVDGLVDTIRSGGHDVIVGLGGGSAIDAAKAAGHLAGVRWASVPTAASSDAPTSALSVIYTEDGEFIEYRFFPRNPDLVLIDTQLVAGAPARFLIGGIGDALATWIEARATRRGTGTAMAGGRPTLAGTALAELSWDILWENALPALDAVRAKVVTPALEAVVEANTLLSGLGFESGGLAAAHAIHNGLTAAPQTHGLTHGEKVNIGSVTQLVLEGAPTDEIEAFIVFTTKVGLPNTLTEIGLTTGDLTELRAVAEAATVEGETIHNLPFPVTADQVVDALVAIEGLSRRVRAEHGLPEPVKYVAGH